The nucleotide window ATGATTCTGCTGTTGACAATTTCTTAGAAGATTATAAAGGAAAACTTAACAACAGTTTGAAAGAACTTCACGCGGGAATTCAGGAATTGAAAAATAATGGTTTTGCAGTTGAAAGCATTTCACCAATGGGCGCACTTTATTTGACAATCAAATTGGATTACCTCGGGAAAACTGCGCCAGACGGTAAATTAATCGAAAATTCTACAGATCTTGTTTTCTATTTGATCAATAATGCAGGAATGGCTTTGGTTCCGTTCTCCGCATTTGGAAATGACAAATCTGTACCTTGGTTTAGAGCATCAATAGGCGGTTGTTCGCTAGATGATATCAAAGATTGCCTTCCTAAATTGAAAAAAGCGCTTGAAAATTTGAAATAATTGGAAAAAATTCGTTTTTGACTTGGAAAAATTTCTATCTTTGTGGAAAGGAAAAAGAAATGGCAACAAATAAAGAACAACGCGATTCCAACAAAAATAGAGTAGAAGAGCCAGTAGCCGCTTACGGAGCAGTCACTTCTGTGTTCAATAGATTTGCAATAAAAGATGACTACAAACTGTTGAAAAAAGCAAGAGAAGGCTTGAAAACAGACGTATTCTATTCACTTGCTGATGCCATCAAGATGCCAGAGAAAGCTTTGGCATCTGTCATCAATCTTTCTCCAAGGACCATCAGCAATTACAGAGATCAGGAAAAAGGACTAGACCCGATCTACAGCGAGCATCTATTAAAATTGATCAATCTTTATAGTTTTGGAAAGGAGATCTTTGGAAATTTGGATGAGTTTACCCTATGGATGAACCGTCCTTTTTGGAATTCCAGTGATAAGCCGATAGATTTTATTTCCACTTCTGGAGGTGTAGATCTGATCTACGAAGAGATAGAAAAACTAGCCCAAGGTTATCCTGTATAATGCTCGTTTACAGAATTGTCCACAAAAGATATGCGGACTCTCTCTTTGCGAGTGGCTTGGAAGGAAGATGGAACCACGAAGGTAAAAAAGTACTTTACACAGCCGAGAGTATTTCTCTTGCCTATCTGGAAACACTTGCGCATCGCAAAGGATTGGGATTCAATAAGGACTTTAGGATTATGGTCATCAAAATTCCTATCAATACAGAAATTCAAACGGTTGAATCCTCCGATTTGTCAAAAAGCTGGCGGGATTTTAGGAATTATTCGGATTGTCAAAAGATTGGAAATGCTTGGTTTGATGCTGATGAAAAGCTATGTTTAAAAGTGCCTTCCGCGGTCGTTCCTGAAAATTGGAATGTCGTCATCAATACCTTTCATAAAGATTTTAAAAAAGTAAAATTA belongs to Chryseobacterium sp. KACC 21268 and includes:
- a CDS encoding DUF2384 domain-containing protein gives rise to the protein MATNKEQRDSNKNRVEEPVAAYGAVTSVFNRFAIKDDYKLLKKAREGLKTDVFYSLADAIKMPEKALASVINLSPRTISNYRDQEKGLDPIYSEHLLKLINLYSFGKEIFGNLDEFTLWMNRPFWNSSDKPIDFISTSGGVDLIYEEIEKLAQGYPV
- a CDS encoding RES family NAD+ phosphorylase, encoding MLVYRIVHKRYADSLFASGLEGRWNHEGKKVLYTAESISLAYLETLAHRKGLGFNKDFRIMVIKIPINTEIQTVESSDLSKSWRDFRNYSDCQKIGNAWFDADEKLCLKVPSAVVPENWNVVINTFHKDFKKVKLIDVLDFEPDDRLEQIIKQYK